Proteins encoded by one window of Clostridium perfringens:
- a CDS encoding ribonuclease HII has product MDNLIKDMRENLNSYSFKVVSDLVKELDVNRDNKAQIKELADLLKEDKRKNVSSLGNRLEKNLNNLIKEEERVKNMYLFDKSFGDYKYVAGVDEVGRGPLAGPIVSAAVILDSSDLDDIILYINDSKKLSEHKREELSEIIKEKALSYSISMCDSKEIDEKGIGYCNNHVFIKACEGLSIKPDLVLSDGYLIKNFNGENKHVIKGDTKSACIACASIIAKVYRDNIMKEYHKKYPQYDFEKNVGYGTKTHVDALKEVGPTEIHRMSFLKNIL; this is encoded by the coding sequence ATGGATAATTTAATAAAAGATATGAGAGAAAATTTAAATTCATACTCTTTTAAAGTAGTAAGTGATTTAGTAAAAGAGTTAGATGTAAATAGAGATAACAAAGCTCAAATAAAAGAACTTGCTGACTTATTAAAAGAGGATAAAAGAAAAAATGTATCATCTTTAGGAAATAGATTAGAGAAGAACCTAAATAATCTTATTAAAGAAGAGGAAAGAGTTAAAAATATGTATCTTTTTGATAAGAGTTTTGGTGATTATAAATATGTAGCTGGAGTTGATGAGGTTGGAAGAGGTCCTTTAGCAGGTCCTATAGTTTCAGCAGCGGTAATATTAGATTCTAGTGATTTAGATGATATAATTCTTTACATAAATGACTCAAAAAAATTATCAGAACATAAAAGAGAAGAGTTAAGTGAGATCATAAAAGAAAAAGCCTTAAGTTACTCCATTTCAATGTGTGATAGCAAGGAAATAGATGAAAAAGGTATAGGATACTGTAATAATCATGTATTCATAAAAGCTTGTGAAGGACTAAGTATAAAGCCAGATTTAGTCCTTTCTGATGGATATTTAATAAAGAACTTTAATGGAGAAAATAAGCATGTTATAAAAGGTGATACAAAAAGTGCTTGTATAGCCTGTGCTTCAATAATTGCAAAAGTTTATAGAGATAATATTATGAAGGAATATCATAAAAAATATCCGCAATATGATTTTGAAAAAAATGTTGGTTATGGAACTAAGACTCATGTAGATGCTTTAAAAGAAGTAGGGCCTACAGAAATTCATAGAATGAGTTTTTTAAAGAATATTTTATAG
- the ylqF gene encoding ribosome biogenesis GTPase YlqF, translating into MAINWFPGHMVKTKREIQNNLKLVDAVIEIRDARIPKSSKNPDIDTLCAGKPRVILLNKSDLTDPKVTKAWKDSLTNDETIVLEVNALKGEGLNAIKPALLKLLKDKHDRLKAKGLAKITTRAMVVGIPNVGKSTFINKMAKNNIAKTGDRPGVTKNKQWIKTKLGIELMDTPGVLWPKFEDEIVGLNLAFTGAIKDEIMDTEELALKLVERLQETNPEELMTRYKLTELHENPLDNLDAIARKRGAIMSGNQIDYNRIAGIILDEFRGGKIGKISLEKPE; encoded by the coding sequence ATGGCAATAAACTGGTTCCCTGGCCATATGGTCAAAACGAAAAGAGAAATACAGAACAATTTAAAGCTTGTAGATGCTGTTATAGAAATTAGAGATGCTAGAATACCTAAATCTTCTAAAAATCCAGATATAGACACTCTATGTGCTGGTAAGCCTAGAGTAATACTTTTAAATAAGAGTGACTTAACTGATCCTAAGGTAACTAAAGCTTGGAAAGATAGCTTAACTAATGATGAAACAATTGTTTTAGAAGTAAACGCTTTAAAAGGTGAAGGACTAAATGCTATAAAACCTGCTCTTTTAAAACTTTTAAAAGATAAACATGATAGATTAAAAGCTAAAGGTTTAGCTAAAATCACTACTAGAGCTATGGTTGTTGGAATACCTAACGTTGGTAAATCAACATTTATAAATAAAATGGCTAAAAACAATATAGCTAAAACTGGAGATAGACCAGGTGTTACTAAGAATAAACAATGGATAAAAACTAAGTTAGGTATAGAATTAATGGATACACCAGGAGTTTTATGGCCTAAATTTGAGGATGAGATCGTTGGATTAAATTTAGCATTTACTGGAGCTATAAAAGACGAAATAATGGATACTGAAGAATTAGCTCTTAAACTAGTTGAAAGACTTCAAGAAACAAATCCAGAAGAATTAATGACTAGATATAAACTTACAGAACTTCATGAAAATCCATTAGATAACTTAGATGCTATAGCTAGAAAAAGAGGAGCTATAATGTCAGGTAATCAAATAGATTACAATAGAATTGCAGGAATAATTTTAGATGAATTTAGAGGCGGAAAAATAGGAAAAATATCTTTAGAAAAACCAGAATAG